The sequence aggctggtctcaaactcctggcctcaagtgatcctcccacctcagcctcccaggtagctgggactacaggtgcacactaccacacctggctaatttttacagggtcttgctatgcaccattttacatccctaCCTACAGTGCATAAGGGTTAAAATGGCTCCCCAAAAAGGATACTGCCTTTGATCATCCCTGGTTCACACTCATAATCCCACTCAATTTTACTAATTTGGTGGTAAAGTTGAGCCACGTACCTacaggaagacaaaaaaaaaaaaagaaagtaagttacCCAGCACTGACTTCAACCAAGAGCCGGACGGCACAAGGAGGCACAGGCAGGCACATGCTTTGGCAGAACCTACACGGCCGAGGGGATTGTGACTGTCGTGTCCTCGTCGACCTCCTTCTCCTGTCGCTCCAGATCTGCCTCGATCTCCTTGAGCTCTTCCAGCTCTCTGGTGAGCTGAGTAGGACAGGTCGTTAAGGACCCCAGCTTTTGAGAGGGCTGCCCCTGCGCTAACTGCAGCTGGGAGGCCCAGTGTCTTGGCTCTATCTACGCACACTTTCTActttgagtcagagttttgctttgtcacccaggctggagtgcagtggcgtgatctcagctcactgcaacctccgcctcccaggttcaagtgattctcaagcccctgcctcctgagtagctggaattataggcgcacaccaccacctCCTGCTAATtcgtgtatttttagtagaggcaggatttcaccatgttggccaggctggtctcgaactcctgacctcaagtgatctgtctgcttcagcctcccaaagtgctgtgattacaggtgtgagtcactgtgcctggtcttttctttctgtttttttttttttttttgagacagggtcttgctctgtcacccaggttggagtgcagcctcaatctcccaggcccaagtaatccttccacctcggcctcccaagtagctgagactacaggcgtgtaccaccatgcccagcttgcttgcttatttattcatgtatttatttatttacttattgagacaaagtctcactctgttgcccaggctggagtgcagtggcgcgatctcagctcactgcaagctccgcctcctgggctcacggcattctcctgcctcagcctcctgagtagctggaaacaggcacctgacaccacgcctggctaattttttttgtatttttagtagagacggggtttcactgtgttagccaggatggtctcgatctcctgacctcgtgatccgcccgcctcagcctcccaaagtgctaggattacaggtgtgagccaccacacccggcttaatttttttatttttgtagagacagggtctctgttgcccaggctggtgtccaactcctgggcaacaggatcctcccacctgggcttcccaaagtgctgggattataggcgcgagccactgcggctggcccTATGCGTGTTTTCTAGCAAGGCTGACCCCTAGCAGAAAAGGATATAGGAGGCTGGCCTTCAGATGGGCGTCCTCCTCCCCGGCCTCCTGAAGCCCGGTTTCCAGCTGCTGCAGCTCCACGCCTCCCTGGTGCACCTGCTCTTTTGCGTTGAGAAGGTTCTGGGCCACTTCCTTTTCCATGGTGAGGATCTCTGCAGGGTGGAGAGAAGCAGGCTCCCTAGGGTCTGTCCTTCCCCAAGGAGAGCAGAGAGAAGGTGGTTCACCACCTCCACTGGCAAGAAACATGCCCCTTCTTGTCTGCAGCCCTGTCCAGAGAGTTCCACTGGCAACTTGTACAACTACCGTTTCACcaaaacacatttaaatacaCCAAAGATAAAACCTCATCCTTCTTCACACACCTAAAATAGTTTATAACAAAATAGTTGGCCAgacatggttgctcatgcctgtaatcccagcactttgggagcctgaggcaggaggattgcttgaggccaagagttcaggcctgggcaacatagggagatcctctctctacaaaactaaaaaaattaggctgggcgtggtggttcacacctgtaatcccagaactttgggaggtcgaagccgggcagatcacctgaggtcgggagttcaagaccagccttgtcaacgtggtaaaatcccgtcactattaaaaacacaaaaaattagctggatgtggtggcaggtgcctgtaatcctagctacttgggaggctgaggcaggagaatcacttgaacccaggaggtggaggctgcagtgagccgagattgcaccactgtactccagcctgggcggctgagtgaaactccatctcaaaaaaaaaaaaaaaaaggctgggcacagtggctcacacctgtaatcccagcattttgggaggccggggcaggcagatcacctgaggttgggagttcgagactaccctgaccaacatggagaaaccccatctctaccaaaaatacaaaattagccaggtatggtggtgcatgcctgtaatcccaactactcaggagactgagacaggagaatcacttgaacccaggaggcggaggctgcagtgagttgagatcgcgtcattgtactccagcctgggcaacaagagcgaaactccgtcttaaaaaaaaaaaaaaaaaaagtgaaaaaaaattagccggctgtcgTGGCACAGGTCTgcaatcctagctgcttgggaggctgaggtgggaggatcccgtgagcccaggatgttgaggctgcagtgatccaagatggcgccactgcattccagtctgagtgacagagtgagactgtctcacacagacacaaagacacacagacacacacactcacacacacatttatagcaaGAAGCACAGGACTCACTTTCCACATCCAAAGAGCCTTGCAAGCCTGGTagctcccttcctcctgctcagCTCCACTCCTCATCTTCCTCATGCAGGTCCCCCATCCCTCCGAGACCACCCTAACAGCTTTCCTGCTGCTCCTCCTACCCCGCCTGATGTTTTGGTCTCTCCCTAAGCCAATCTGCCAATCCATTCTGCTCTCTGCTGCATGAGAGGCCAAGTGGGAAGTCACTCCCCTGCTCAAAGACCTACCATGGCTCCCCAGTGTCTCCAGGATAAAGCCCAGATCTCCTTTCACATCTTCACAATCCTAAACAGCCTTCTTTCTCCCTACCATGAACTTTTCTCTCTGCTCATCATTTTGCACATACGCCTCAGTTCTCACCTGGGCCCCTGTGCTCCATGGAATGTCCCCATGCTCCCGCCCAGCAGGCACACCCATACCTGGCCTTCAAGGCCTCCTGGGTGATGCCCAGCTCAGGCAGTGGGGcgctctcctctccctcccagagTGCAGCTGTGCTTCCAGGACAGCCCCGGCACACTGAATTATTCCTTCCTCACCTTTCTACTTCAAATCAGATACCGCATCTTCTATTCACTTTTTGTCTCCAGCACCTACCcgaaataaaaatgtgttgaggccgggtgcggtggctcaagcctgtaatcccagcactttgggaggccgaggcgggcggatcacgaggtcaggagatcgagaccatcctggctaacacggtgaaaccctgtctctactaaaaaatacaaaaaaaaactagccaggcaaggtggcgggcgcctgtagtcccagctactcgggaggctgaggcaggagaatggcgtgaacctgggaggcggagcttgcagtgagctgagatccggccactgcactccagcctgggtgacagagcgagactccgtctcaaaaaaaaaaaaaaaaaaaaaaggtattgaaCAAAACACCCAGAAAGAGCAAAaacatcttggccaggtgcggtggctcacgcctgtaatcccagcaatttgggaggccaaggtgggtggatcatttgaggtcaggagttcaagaccagccttgccaacatggtaaaatcctgtctctactagaaatataaaaattaggccaggcacggtggctcacgcttgtaatcccagcactttgggaggccgaggcaggcagatgacgaggtcaggagttcgagactagcctggccaacacagtgaaaccccgtctctactaaaaatacaaaaattagggggttgggggctaggggagggatgacattaggagaaatacctaatgtagatgatggggatgggttgatgggtgcagcaaaccaccatggcatgtgtatacctatgtaacaaacctgcacattctgcacagatatcccagaacttaaagtataataataatagtaaaaaaaaaaaaaaaaaaaaaaaaaaaggaaaataaaatatgtgaccttgccggggggggaaaaaaaaaaggcttggcacagtggctcacgcctgtaatctcagcactttgggaggccgaggcgggtggatccctgaggtcaggagttcgagaccagcctgactaacacagaaaaaccccgtctctactaaaaatacaaaattagccaggtgtggtggcgcatgcctgtaatcccagctactcgggacgccgaggcaggagaatcgcttgaacccgggaggaggagattgtggtgagccgacatcgtgccactgcactccagcctgagcaacaagagcaaaactctgtcttacaaaaaaaaaccaaaaaacgctactggtggctgggcacagtggctcatgcctggaatcccagcactttgagaggccaaggcagaagaatcgcttggatccaggagtttgagaccaccctaggcaacacggcaaaaccccatctctactaaaaatacaaacaattaactGGGCGttgtggtgtgtacctgtagtcccaactacttaggaggctgagatgggaggatcacctgaaccagggaggttgaggctgcagtgagctgtaactgctgtcactgtgccactgcactccagcctgggtgacagagagagatcctttctcaaaaacccaaaccaaaccaaaccaaaacaaaaatggctACTGTTCCTTCCTAGAAACCTGCCAGCTCAGAGAAAGCAGATTAAATGCTTCCCAAAAGGCCCATGTTTAAGTTTTAGAAACTCACATTAAGTTATTTTCAATCACAGTATGACATGTATATGGTTCTGcaaacataaacacacatgcacacacccttcTCCAAGCCTCTCCGCCCCTCTGAAGCAGCCACTTTCAAGTTTTAGCTGTTTTCTCTGGCACTGGCCTCCACATTTCTAAGTAACTTGCTTATGCTGCTATTTCTTGATGGGTCTGGTTCGGATGGTGCCTGCTGATTTCCTGTTAGGACAGCTGAGGCTCCGGCTGGCTCACACAGCCTTCCCACCCGCTGTCTGTCCGCCCTCCCGAGGGACAATGGACTCTTCTTGAATTCTTCCCTGAGTAGTAATCTCTACCCCATGGCCGTTCATTATAAGACGCTCCTACGTGACATATTCTCACACAGCTCTCTGAggggacactttttttttttttttttaaagatggagtctcgctctgtcacccaggctggaatgcaatggcacggtctcagctcactgcaacctccacctcccaggttcaagtgattctcctgcctcagccttctgagtagctgggattacaggtacccaccaccacgcctggctaacttttatatttttactagagacggggtttcaccatgttggccaggctggtctggaactcctgacctcgtgatccgctcgcctcggcctcccaaagtgcttagattacagctgtgagccactgcacccagcctttttttttttttttgagacagagtcttgctctgtcgcccaggctggagtgcagtggcacgatctcagctcactgcaagctctgcctctcgggttcatgccattctcctgcctcagcctcccgggtagctgggactacaggcgcccgccaccatgcccggctaattttttttgtatttttagtagagacggggtttcaccgtgttagccaggatggtctcgatcttttgacctcgtgatccgcccgccttggcctcccaaagtgctgggattacaggcatgagccaccgcgcccagcactttttttttttttaaacttttattttattactatgtttgagacagagtctcgctctgttgcctaggctggagtacagtggcatgatctcagctcactgcaatctctgcttcccaggttcaagctattctcctgcctcagtctcccgagtagctgggattacaggcatgcgccaccatacctggctaatttttttatttttagtagagacagggtttcaccatgttgaccaggctggtcttgaactcccggtctcaagtgatccacccacctcagcctcccaaatgttgggatgacaggcatgagccactgcgcccagccaccctGAGAGTGTACTTTAACTCCTCTGCCCCGCATCTGCGACATGAGAAACAGGTCCAGAGACAGAGAAGTTCAGTGACTCACCCACAGGTACATAGCTCCAAACCTAGGATATGAACTGGATCTGTTTGACCCAAAGCCCAGGATCCCTGGATCCTGACTCTCAGTTTTCTTGGCCCCAGACTCATCCATTCTGCTAACAGCCAGGCTGGCTGAGTCACACCGTTCTCCTAAGCCATCAAAGGAGGGGGAGTTAATGGAGgggtggaaggaggaggagggaaggagggaagagccTGCCTGGGACATTACACTCGGATAATATTCAGACTCCTCCTGGGTGCTCACCAGGCCTGGCAGTCAGGCGGCTGCTGAGCTCATCTTCTGCTCGCCAAGTTCATTCTCACCTCCTGACCTTTGCATTTGCAATCCACGCTGCCAGGAACACCATTCGTGAGCTATCCTGTGGCCGACTCCATAGGCCAATCAAGGCTCAGCCCAGGCCTCCTCATAAAATGTGACTGTACAAGGCATCCGAAACCCCTGGCGCTGCAGCTGTCAAGAACTGTATGGCGGTTCCTCAGAAATTAAACTTTGAATTACCATTTGATCTGCTTCTGGCTGAATACAAAAAAGAATTGAAACTAGAgtcttgggctgggtgcagtggttcatgcctatattcccagcactttgggagaccgaggcgggcagatcacgaggtcaagagttcgagaccagcctggtcaacatggtgaaaccctgtctttactaagaatacaaaaattagctgggcgtgttggcacgtgcctgtaatcccagctacttggcaagctgaggcaggagaatcgcttgaacccgggaggcacaggttgcagtgagcaaagatcacgccactgcactccagcctgggcgacagagcaagactctgtcttgaaaaaaaaaaaaaataggccgggcgcggtggctcaagcctgtaatcccagcactttgggaggccgaaacgggcggatcacgaggtcaggagatcgagaccatcctggctaacacggtgaaaccccgtctctactaaaaaatacaaaaaactagccgggcgaagtggcgggcgcctgtagtcccagctgcttgggaggctgaggcaggagaatggcgtgaacccgggaggcggagcttgcagtgagctgagatccggccactgcactccagcctgggcgacagagcatgactccgtctcaaaaaaaaaaaaaaaaatagaatcttgaagagatatttggtcACTCGTGTTCATACCAGTGTTATTCACCACAGCCAAAAGGTGGATacaactcaagtgtccatggatggatgaatgaattaacACAATGAGGTCCATCCTTCTATATCATGGAATATGACTCAGCtttaaaatggaaggaaattggccgggcgcggtggctcaagcctgtaatcccagcactttgggaggccgaggcgggtggatcacgaggtcaggagatcgagaccatcctggctaacatggtgaaaccccgtctctactaaaaaaatacaaaaaactagccgggcgtggtggcgggcgcctgtagtcccagctactcggaggctgaggcgggagaatggcgaacccgggaggtggagcttgcagtgagccgagatcgggccactgcactctagcctgggccacacagcgagactccgtctcaaaaaaaaaaaaaaaaaaaaaaaaaatggaaggaaattctggctgggtgcggtggctcacacttgtcatcctagcactttgggaggccgaggcggatgatCACTTGatgctgggagttcaagaccagcctagccaacatggtgaaaccctgtctctactaaaaatacaaaaattagccgggcatggtggtgcataagTGTcttctcagctacatgggaggctgaggtgagaggatcacttgagtacgggaggcagaggttgcagtcagccaagatcacaccactgtattacagcctgggcaatggagtgagactctgtctcacaataagtaaataaaatggaaggaaattctgacataggctataacatggatgaacctggaggacattatgctccgtgaaataagccagacacgaaagggtagatattgtatgattccactatGAAGGGTAGATATTGTACAATTCCTCTGTGAAGTTCCTAGAGGAGTCAAAgttgagacagaaagtagatcccTGGTGGGTGCCAGGGTCTGAGAAGGGGATGGGGAGTGACTGTTTTATGGGGGCAGAGCTTCAGTTGggaaagatgagaaagttctggaggtagatgatggtgatgatggttgcacagcagTGTGAATGTGCTTAACGCCACTGGACTGTGCAGTTAAAAATAGTgaagatgggccgggcgcggtggctcatgcttgcagtcccagcactttgggaggccgagacgggcggatcacgaggtcaggaaatcgagaccatcctggctaacccggtgaaaccccgtctctactaaaaatacataaaactagccgggcgaggtggcggacgcctgtagtcccagctactcaggaggatgaggcaggagaatggcgtaaacccgggaggcggagcttgtagtgagccgagattgggccactgcactccagcctgggcgacagagagagactccgtctcaaaaaaaaaaaaaaaatggtgaagatgggccaggcacagtggctcacgcctgcagtcccagtactatgggaggccaaggcaggcagattacctgaggtcaggagctggagaccagcctggtcaatgtggtgaaaccccatctctactaaaagtacaaaaattaggcgggtgtggtggcaagcacctgtaatcccagctactcaggaggctgaggtaggagaatatcttgaagccgggaggtggaggttgctgtgagcccagggcctggcagcaGCAGGTAATCCATAAAACATCTGAATGCCTTCAGGAAGAAGGGATGGGCTATTGTCATAACTATTTGACAgggaaggaagctgaggcacagagaagctagGAAACTCACCTCAAGTCTCACAGCGGACATGGGGACGGGTGCGGAGATGCAAACCTGGAGCTTTGACTCCTGAGCTCCAATTCAAACCCTGAGACCCCCAGCTCCTGCTCACGGAGCGCTCAGAAGACGCCAACCCCTCCGGGCTCCTATATTTACCACTAAACCCCTGGGGGGCGGGGGATGGTTGCTATCATAAAGCCCGGAGGGCTCAGAGGCGGCCGTCCCAGAGGGGATGGGGCAGGAGATGGAAGAGTCCAGGAAAGAAGGAGTGTTGAGGTCGGCCTGGTTGCCCGCTCCCAGCACCCGGGCCCTGTTCCCCCGTGGGCCCGCGCCCACGCTCCAGCCCTCACCTCGCAGCTGCTGCTCGGCACCGTCTTGCGTCTCCAGCAGCCGCTCCACCACCTGCTCGTGGCGCCCCAGCAGCCGTCTCTGCTGCGCCTCGGCGCGGTTGGCGCCCAGCAGGCTGAGCAACCCCTGGCTCACCTCCTCTATGTCGCGGAAGGCGGCCATGACTACGCCGGGCCCCAACCCGCGCAAATTTGACTGCCCGCGGAGCCCGCCCTCTTCCCGAAGAGGTTGCTTTCCATTGGAATTTTTCTACGTCAGTCATAAGCAATAGCCAATAGGCATAGGGAGCAGCGTCTTAGAGTGGGGGAAGCCGCCTAGGGTCTGGCCTGGTGCGCCTGCGACCACTCCTCCGTCAGTCATCGGCGATGACCAATCGGCGCAGGAAGCGGGAGGCTCCGTTAGCCCTCCCGATGCGCCTGCGCGGGATGGAAAGCGGCTGTTTATTTCTCCATAGGTCGAGCGCCTACTCTGTGCAGGGCCGGGTTCTAAAGGCAAAGCCTCAAGCAGCTTCTCCTGGAACTTACATCCTACAGTGTGTGCGTGGGATACACACAATAAGCATAGAGAATAAGCAGATTCTATGAGAGGCTGCATAGAAATACGGCGTCTGTAGCCAAGTTACTGGGTTCGAATCCCAGcgttgccacttactagctgtgtcaCCCTGGGCAGATTTACCCCTATGTGCGGTACTTTCCTCCATAGTAAAATGAGGGTCATACTAGTGCCTATGTCAGGGTTGACGTGAGAAttcttattgctttttttttagagacaaggtattgattgctctgtcactcaggctgaagtgcagtggcacaatccgtTGCATCTTCGACCTcgggcctccagcaatcctcctgcctccgcctcccaaagtactgggattacaggcgtgagccaccgagcccagcctggcGTGATAGTGTCTGCTATTCGGTAGGTGCTATATGGTTGTTTAATGAAACATACATAGAATCCTAGCatatagctgggtgcagtggctcacgcccgtaagtctcagctctttgggaggctaaggcaggaggatcgcttgagccctggaattcgaaaccagcctgtctcaaaacaaaaaaaaacaaaacaaaacaaagaaaag comes from Macaca fascicularis isolate 582-1 chromosome 19, T2T-MFA8v1.1 and encodes:
- the SPC24 gene encoding kinetochore protein Spc24 isoform X2, producing the protein MAAFRDIEEVSQGLLSLLGANRAEAQQRRLLGRHEQVVERLLETQDGAEQQLREILTMEKEVAQNLLNAKEQVHQGGVELQQLETGLQEAGEEDAHLKASLLQLTRELEELKEIEADLERQEKEVDEDTTVTIPSAVYVAQLYHQISKIEWDYECEPGMIKGTPRVASAQ
- the SPC24 gene encoding kinetochore protein Spc24 isoform X3, translating into MAAFRDIEEVSQGLLSLLGANRAEAQQRRLLGRHEQVVERLLETQDGAEQQLREILTMEKEVAQNLLNAKEQVHQGGVELQQLETGLQEAGEEDAHLKASLLQLTRELEELKEIEADLERQEKEVDEDTTVTIPSAVYVAQLYHQISWPLFIQGVCLSATVCPDSARHQRDKTQVTWLSSHC
- the SPC24 gene encoding kinetochore protein Spc24 isoform X1, which codes for MAAFRDIEEVSQGLLSLLGANRAEAQQRRLLGRHEQVVERLLETQDGAEQQLREILTMEKEVAQNLLNAKEQVHQGGVELQQLETGLQEAGEEDAHLKASLLQLTRELEELKEIEADLERQEKEVDEDTTVTIPSAVYVAQLYHQISKIEWDYECEPGMIKGIHHGPSVAQPIHLDSTQLSRKFISDYLWSLVDTEW